ggtGTCTGGACAGGCTACTGGGAATGGGCCAACAAGGAGTTTGACAAGCAGCTTAAAGGTCTTCGTGAGGAAAGCAGCCAGCTTCACACGAGAACTCTTTAAGCCAAGGGAGCGCAGTATCCAGCAGTAAATAGTAAAGGCTATAATGAATCGATATGAACGCAAAGACAGCAATACAATGTAACCATAGCATTCTGCTTTATAGAGACAGGCAAACTCGTGTCCCCGCCGAAGTGTAACCAGGGATGATACGTCACGCCCTGCACTCTCcccaagagaaagagaaaggtcTCGTAGGGATGTCATGACCAGATCCAGGGCCTCGGTATCCCCTGTTCCCGGGCTCGTCTGTGACATATTACCCCATATGATTGCGACGGTCAAAGCGCCATCAGAATGCACCATCCAAACTTGACATGCACTTTCTCCTACTTGTTCTCCCATATGCATGAGCGGTGTCTCAAGCTTGTTTTGACATTGTACAGAATACTATGGAATCGATGTTGGTAGGTATCGTCAACCAAAATAGATGCGTATTACTCAAGACGGCAAGGGTTCAGCTTATCTCTACTAGGGACGGGCGGATTGCTCGGCAGGCTAAAATAGCCTTCCCTCGCTCCTCGTACTTTATGAGCGAGCAGTCATATATCGACAAATAGCAAGCCAGTATTCTCTATGAACAAGGTTTCCTTTACAAGGAGACATGGATTAGATTCTCAATTTTTAAACAGGGTACCAACCACTTTAACATACATACATGATGATAGTCCTACTTGTAAGCGAGAtgcggagagagagagagagactttAGCCAGTTGGATCTAATGCCGCGAATGCGACTGTTGCTACTACCACCACatgcttttttccctcttctttctgaAACTGGGTTATCTTACACGCAGATCATTAAACGGCTCTTCACAAGCCGCGTAGAATCCTTAAATGCTActctaataaattaaattgAGTTTCTTATTTCAGGATTATTTCCTCCGGTAAAATCTGCAAGGTGGTCGTATTGCATATATAAGACGCGGCAGAGAAATGTCTTACGGTACTGCCGCCGCTCGGTATCTACAACAATATTTAACGCACGGGCAGCGGGAACGATTCCCCGGTTATTGCGGACTTCCTATTTCAGCGATTGTGAGAAGGCaggcatttttttttttccaggcAGGCAGCTCActcagccttttttttttttttttttcgtgaCAATTAGATAGACTAGTAAGGGCATGGGTAAGACGACGGCTGATCATTTACCGGGTGTTGAGCACTATAAGTGCCCAGGTGATACCGAAGTGAGGGGAAGACACcgaaagaaacaagagagagagaggcagagccTTGTCGTCTTTGGGGCTTATACTTGCTTGCATGTCGGCCGTTTCAATGATAGGTCGTCTTGACATTACCCGAAAAGCGTATAGATGGTAAACCGCATGGGAGGAGGAACTAGTCTATGCGCTGCAGGGGCCTGCCATTGGGCCGTGTGGTGGGTTGTTACGAGATAGCAAAGACTCTCAAAGGATGCATCCTCCAACATGGGTTTCTCCAAGGCAGCGAAGGCGTTGTGGCTTGCGCATGGTGTCCCCCGCGTGAGCAGGTCTGTTTAGCGAGTGGCGGCTGCACCGGGGCTTGGGTGAGGAGTATAAAGAATGAGCGTGGCCGCTCTGTGGAATTGATTGTTCTTTCATTGTTCCTGTTTCCACATGCAATCAGCAGTTGTACACATAAACCACGTAGACACAACACATACCCTGTTGCGCCAAGCAAGATAAAAAGAGTCGacgtttttttttgcaaCTTACACCATCCACCCTTTCTCACAGACGGCGCTATacaagaacaagacaaaagcaaaaaagagaaataatGGCTCGACGAAGCATCTACCTCGACCCTTATGGCGACAACGCCCCTCGCGGCGTCGATGGCGAGCCCAGCACCATCTACACATTCTTCCGGGGCGTCGTGCGTGAGGCTCGGACTTGGGTCTCGCGCGGCGGACCTGGCGTCAAGGCGCCTACGATTGAGAAGCACATGTCTTGAGAAGAATTACGCCTCGCCTTGCGTGAGGCGCTTTTCGCATGATTCTTAACGTCCATCTTTTTATTTGATATTCGTCGACGATCAACTGGTTGGCCGTTTTGCACTGAACGACCAAGGCTGAGGTCCTTGGTCTAGTACCTATGTAGTACACTGACATGGCGATAACAATCAGAGTCGCCTCTATGGAATCActcattcttttcttacactcttttttgccttttgtttcctttaTATTGGCTGGGAGTTTCATGGCGCATGTTTTGGAAGTTGGAGGACAATTGGTTTGCATTATCATGCCTCTGGTTGAAT
This portion of the Trichoderma atroviride chromosome 6, complete sequence genome encodes:
- a CDS encoding uncharacterized protein (TransMembrane:1 (o12-36i)); this encodes MQASISPKDDKALPLSLLFLSVSSPHFGITWALIVLNTRKSAITGESFPLPVR